The Paraburkholderia bonniea genome includes a window with the following:
- a CDS encoding DUF1345 domain-containing protein, translating to MNLYPQVLRNRPRMLAGLVIGLAASLGLASASMRPLLRGLIAWDIAVWSYLMLIWVHMARAHHDEVRQFAIREDRNAGVALVVICVATVASIAAIVLELAAVKTMGRTSGVTHSLLTGVTLIGAWFLIPTLFTLHYARLYYGSAAEETALHFPDRKLEPNYWDFLYFSFTIAVASQTADVVLRSRSIRRAVLAQSILSFYFNVAVLGLCVNIAAGLLGS from the coding sequence ATGAATCTCTATCCACAGGTGCTTCGCAACCGTCCGCGCATGCTGGCGGGCCTGGTCATCGGGCTTGCCGCATCGCTGGGCCTCGCCTCGGCGTCGATGCGCCCGTTGCTGCGCGGGCTCATCGCGTGGGACATCGCGGTGTGGTCGTATCTGATGCTGATCTGGGTACATATGGCGCGGGCGCATCACGATGAGGTGCGTCAGTTCGCCATCCGCGAAGACCGGAATGCCGGGGTGGCGCTCGTGGTGATCTGCGTCGCCACCGTGGCCAGCATCGCGGCCATCGTGCTCGAACTGGCGGCCGTGAAAACCATGGGGCGAACCTCTGGGGTCACGCATTCGCTGCTCACTGGCGTCACGCTGATCGGTGCCTGGTTCTTGATTCCCACGCTCTTCACGCTGCATTACGCCCGGCTTTACTACGGCAGCGCAGCAGAGGAAACCGCGCTGCACTTTCCCGACCGCAAGCTCGAACCCAATTACTGGGATTTCCTCTATTTCTCCTTCACCATCGCGGTGGCCTCGCAAACCGCTGATGTCGTGCTGCGTTCACGCTCGATTCGGCGTGCCGTGCTGGCGCAATCCATCCTCTCGTTCTATTTCAATGTCGCCGTGCTGGGCTTGTGCGTGAATATCGCGGCGGGCTTGCTCGGCTCCTAA
- the shiA gene encoding shikimate transporter, with protein sequence MSTAFPPPLPSAPPSRPATSSAAQARRARQAALGSFVGAVVDWYDFLLYGIVAALVFNTEFFPQISPAMGTLAAFATFGVGFLFRPLGGFVFGHYGDRLGRKRMLVLTVLLMGLSTALIGLLPPFAVIGWWAPVLLVTLRAVQGFAVGGEWGGATLMAVESAPEKSKAFYSSGVQVGYGVGLVLATGLVSLLSRSMDNASFIAWGWRVPFLFSVVLVLVALWIRSSMEESVAFTAAARSRGHHDRHELHNPPARPPLIEALLQHPQAFLLIIALRLAELFTMYIVTAFALNYSTANLGMPRSFFLEIGLLVGALSCLTIPCFAWLADRFGRRRIYLIGALAGVASAVPFFLALEARSTAWILVFAVLLANVAHDMVVSVQQPMFTELFGTAYRYSGAGVGYQVASVVGGGFTPFIAVGLVSLAGGSWHPVALYLAAGCLVSALAAARMRPAHGV encoded by the coding sequence ATGAGTACCGCCTTTCCACCACCGCTTCCGTCCGCCCCCCCTTCCCGCCCTGCAACCTCGTCTGCGGCCCAGGCCCGGCGCGCGCGCCAAGCCGCGCTCGGCAGTTTTGTTGGGGCGGTGGTCGACTGGTATGACTTCCTGCTGTACGGCATCGTCGCCGCGCTGGTGTTCAACACCGAATTCTTCCCACAGATCAGCCCGGCCATGGGCACGCTCGCGGCCTTCGCCACCTTCGGCGTCGGCTTCCTGTTTCGTCCGTTGGGCGGCTTCGTGTTTGGCCACTATGGCGACCGCCTCGGACGCAAACGGATGCTGGTGCTCACCGTGTTGCTGATGGGCCTGTCCACCGCGTTAATCGGTTTGCTGCCACCGTTTGCCGTAATCGGCTGGTGGGCACCGGTGCTGCTCGTGACGTTGCGCGCGGTGCAGGGTTTCGCGGTCGGAGGGGAATGGGGCGGCGCAACACTGATGGCCGTCGAAAGCGCGCCAGAAAAGAGCAAAGCGTTTTATAGCAGCGGTGTACAGGTCGGCTATGGCGTCGGTCTTGTGCTGGCGACGGGGCTGGTAAGCCTGCTCAGCCGTTCAATGGACAACGCCTCATTTATTGCATGGGGCTGGCGGGTGCCATTTCTGTTTAGCGTGGTGCTGGTGTTAGTCGCGCTGTGGATCCGCTCAAGCATGGAGGAATCCGTGGCATTTACTGCCGCAGCCCGTAGCCGTGGCCACCATGACCGCCATGAGCTCCATAACCCGCCCGCCCGGCCACCGCTGATCGAAGCCTTGCTGCAACACCCCCAAGCCTTTTTGCTCATCATCGCGCTGCGGCTCGCCGAGCTGTTCACGATGTACATCGTCACCGCGTTCGCGCTGAACTATTCGACGGCCAATCTCGGCATGCCGCGCTCGTTTTTTCTGGAAATTGGCCTGCTGGTCGGCGCGCTGAGTTGCCTGACGATTCCGTGTTTTGCCTGGCTGGCAGACCGCTTCGGCCGTCGCCGGATTTACCTGATTGGCGCGCTGGCCGGTGTCGCCAGCGCGGTGCCGTTCTTTCTCGCGCTCGAAGCGCGCTCGACGGCATGGATCCTGGTGTTTGCGGTGCTGCTCGCCAATGTCGCGCACGACATGGTGGTGAGCGTGCAGCAACCGATGTTCACCGAGCTGTTCGGCACCGCCTATCGCTATAGCGGCGCGGGCGTCGGTTATCAGGTGGCGAGTGTGGTGGGCGGCGGCTTCACGCCGTTTATCGCAGTTGGGCTGGTCAGTCTGGCGGGAGGGTCATGGCATCCAGTAGCGCTGTATCTGGCTGCGGGCTGCCTGGTCTCGGCGCTCGCCGCCGCCCGCATGCGCCCGGCGCACGGGGTTTGA
- a CDS encoding sugar dehydrogenase complex small subunit, which translates to MAEVQQDPRGARPPIASAPPASALPAFPPVSPASSIASMRRRWLLGAGASAAVLAFTLAAGGFSLKPAWAAGLSDSSYVAFLSVSRQLSGRSDFNLVLAQRIYTALSKAERQFTRDVGVLERWLENHRGTPSDTVMQALQASQPELLAPARAILQAWYLGLVGKHLTTRVVAFEQALMFAPVLDVLTIPSYCRDVPFYWTQKPGQS; encoded by the coding sequence ATGGCAGAGGTTCAGCAAGACCCGCGCGGCGCGCGCCCCCCCATTGCTTCAGCGCCGCCTGCTTCTGCATTGCCTGCGTTTCCCCCTGTTTCCCCCGCTTCTTCCATTGCTTCCATGCGCCGCCGCTGGCTGCTTGGCGCTGGCGCGTCGGCCGCCGTGCTCGCTTTCACGCTGGCTGCGGGAGGCTTCAGCCTTAAGCCCGCTTGGGCCGCCGGCCTATCTGACAGTAGCTATGTCGCATTTCTCAGCGTGTCCCGGCAACTGAGCGGCCGCAGCGACTTCAACCTGGTGCTGGCCCAGCGGATTTACACCGCGCTAAGCAAGGCCGAGCGCCAGTTCACGCGCGATGTCGGTGTGCTTGAGCGCTGGCTTGAAAATCATCGCGGTACGCCCTCGGACACCGTGATGCAAGCGTTGCAAGCCAGTCAGCCAGAACTGCTGGCACCCGCCCGGGCGATCTTGCAGGCGTGGTACCTGGGGCTGGTCGGCAAGCACCTCACGACCCGGGTCGTGGCGTTTGAGCAGGCCCTGATGTTTGCGCCGGTGCTAGACGTGCTGACTATTCCGTCGTACTGCCGCGATGTGCCGTTCTACTGGACGCAGAAGCCCGGGCAGAGTTAA
- a CDS encoding alpha-amylase family glycosyl hydrolase yields MFECPIDHHAQHYAHCLPFGAQLIGAASAAPRTRFRFWAPSCKTVQLEIEQGPARTALLDMHPSGGGWFEGEAHCGAGTLYRYRLDGALAVPDPASRFQPRDTHGPSEVLDPRAYTWQHAHWHGRPWEETVLYELHVGALGGYAGVMQRLPALAQLGVTALELMPLNDFSGQRNWGYDGVLPYAPDSAYGRPDELKALIDAAHGLGLMMILDVVYNHFGPDGNYLPHYAQPFFRAGEPTPWGAAIDFERMEVRDFFCDNALYWLNEYRFDGLRFDAVQAIDNDDWLSELSRHLHASVEHGRHIHLILENERKTLSLLQQDFDAQWNDDAHHALHVLLTGETGGNYHAFAEQPVQHLAQVLSAGFAFPGEVASTRGEWGEPVERGGRDERGERGERGERGERDERDERGERDEPNTLSEPRLPDASSSQPNLSSADLPPSAFVMYLQNHDQIGNRAFGERLPSLCAPEALRAATALMLLSPHIPLLFMDEEHGSTQPFLFFTDYPEALAQAVRNGRRQEFARFSPDSPIDARTPLPDPNDPHTFTASCPPPDETALPPTEAHTRQTWRHFYQSALAVRAKLIAPRLTEARALGVQVLGDPTQSKALLARWQLCDGATLSLALNLDSQAIPFPHTPPGKVIFETPARARDQLNAQTLAGHTCLAWLTGDVNTYACGHDTRLIHPREWHE; encoded by the coding sequence ATGTTTGAATGCCCGATTGACCATCACGCCCAGCACTACGCGCACTGCCTGCCATTCGGCGCGCAACTGATTGGCGCGGCCAGCGCCGCGCCGCGCACACGCTTTCGCTTCTGGGCCCCCTCCTGCAAAACCGTGCAGCTCGAAATCGAACAAGGCCCAGCCCGGACGGCCCTGCTCGACATGCATCCCAGCGGCGGCGGCTGGTTCGAAGGCGAAGCCCACTGCGGCGCAGGCACGCTCTACCGTTACCGGCTCGATGGCGCGCTAGCTGTGCCAGACCCAGCCTCACGCTTTCAGCCACGCGATACCCACGGCCCCAGCGAAGTGCTTGATCCACGCGCCTACACCTGGCAGCACGCGCACTGGCATGGCAGGCCATGGGAAGAGACCGTGCTGTATGAACTGCACGTCGGCGCGCTTGGCGGCTATGCCGGCGTGATGCAGCGGCTGCCCGCGCTCGCCCAGTTAGGCGTGACCGCACTCGAACTCATGCCGCTGAACGACTTCTCCGGCCAGCGCAACTGGGGCTATGACGGCGTGCTGCCCTACGCGCCCGATTCCGCCTATGGCCGCCCCGACGAACTCAAAGCGCTGATTGATGCCGCTCACGGGCTCGGTCTGATGATGATTCTCGATGTGGTCTACAACCACTTCGGCCCGGACGGCAACTATTTGCCGCATTATGCCCAGCCGTTTTTCCGCGCTGGCGAACCCACACCATGGGGGGCAGCAATCGACTTCGAGCGCATGGAAGTGCGCGACTTCTTCTGTGACAACGCGCTGTACTGGCTCAACGAATATCGCTTCGATGGCCTGCGCTTCGACGCCGTGCAAGCCATCGACAACGATGACTGGCTCAGCGAGCTATCGCGCCACCTGCATGCCAGCGTCGAACACGGGCGGCACATACACCTGATTCTGGAAAACGAACGCAAGACGCTTAGCCTGCTGCAACAGGACTTCGACGCGCAATGGAACGACGACGCGCATCACGCGCTACACGTGCTGCTGACCGGCGAAACCGGCGGCAACTACCACGCGTTTGCTGAACAGCCAGTGCAGCACCTGGCGCAGGTGCTCAGCGCGGGTTTCGCGTTTCCGGGCGAAGTGGCATCCACGCGGGGTGAGTGGGGTGAACCTGTTGAGCGGGGTGGGCGTGATGAGCGGGGTGAGCGGGGTGAGCGGGGTGAGCGGGGTGAGCGGGATGAGCGGGATGAGCGGGGTGAGCGGGATGAGCCAAACACCCTCTCTGAACCCCGCCTGCCTGACGCATCATCCAGCCAGCCCAACCTGTCCAGCGCCGATCTGCCCCCCAGCGCCTTCGTGATGTATCTGCAGAACCACGACCAGATCGGCAACCGCGCATTCGGTGAACGCCTGCCCTCGCTCTGCGCTCCTGAGGCGCTGCGCGCCGCCACTGCGCTGATGCTGCTGTCCCCCCACATTCCGCTGCTGTTTATGGATGAAGAACATGGCTCGACCCAGCCCTTCCTGTTTTTCACCGATTACCCCGAAGCCCTCGCGCAAGCCGTGCGCAACGGACGCCGTCAGGAATTCGCCCGCTTCTCGCCAGACAGCCCCATCGACGCCCGCACGCCTCTGCCCGATCCCAACGACCCACACACTTTTACCGCCTCGTGCCCGCCGCCCGACGAAACCGCGCTCCCCCCCACCGAAGCCCACACTCGCCAGACATGGCGTCACTTCTATCAATCTGCGCTAGCGGTACGGGCCAAGCTCATCGCACCACGCCTGACGGAAGCCCGGGCCCTAGGCGTGCAAGTGCTGGGCGATCCCACCCAAAGCAAAGCACTGCTCGCGCGCTGGCAGCTCTGCGATGGCGCAACCCTGTCGCTCGCACTCAATCTGGACTCTCAAGCGATTCCATTCCCCCACACGCCCCCCGGCAAAGTGATCTTCGAAACCCCCGCCCGCGCCCGCGATCAGTTAAACGCCCAGACGCTCGCGGGCCACACCTGCCTTGCCTGGCTGACCGGCGACGTCAACACCTACGCCTGCGGCCATGACACCCGCCTGATTCACCCACGGGAGTGGCACGAATGA
- the treS gene encoding maltose alpha-D-glucosyltransferase, with translation MDSPHVRHPRQATADTAHATSSHARQPRLNPRRKPSLLKGDPLWYKDAIIYQVHVKSFFDANNDGIGDFSGLLAKLDYIVELGVNAIWLLPFYPSPRRDDGYDIADYRGVHPDYGQLADVKRFIQAAHARGIRVITELVINHTSDQHPWFQRARHAKPGSSHRNYYVWSDTDTKYAGTRIIFIDTEPSNWTHDPVAGAYYWHRFYSHQPDLNFDNPAVLREVLQVMRFWLDLGIDGLRLDAVPYLVEREGTSNENLPETHAVLKQIRAAIDADYPDCMLLAEANQWPEDVQEYFGNEDECHMAFHFPLMPRIYMALASEDRFPITDIMRQTPELPESCQWAIFLRNHDELTLEMVTDSERDYLWNTYASDRRARLNLGIRRRLAPLMERDRRRIELINSLLLSMPGTPVIYYGDELGMGDNIHLGDRDGVRTPMQWSSDRNGGFSRADPEQLVLPPVMGALYGFDAVNVEAQSRDPHSLLNWTRRMLATRRSRGAFGRGSSRFLRPANRKILAYLREMPGEPPILCVANLSRAPQAVELDLAEFAGAVPIEMTADSVFPAISSLAYVMTFPPYGFMWFSLCQEEQRPAWSNAPPDPLPEFATIVIREGQTGPTPENVRLLESEVLPSWLMRRRWFVSHGHTLDSVRLAALTTMPEAGFAFTEIEATAGGHTGRYLVPLAITWGSDTTTPLFIQLALARVRRNRTIGHLTDAFSLPQFAHGVLRGLQQRAVIPTVQKNEIRFIPADAFDTLDLADPEAPPAIRWIAAEQRNSVLVVADTAVLKLMRRVQGGTHPEAEISRYLTQVGYANSAPLYGEVVRVDPAGVPHTLAVLQGFIENQGDAWNWAFDYLRRAVEELALMPDGSDAAPDRAGEMQAIDGYCTFAGVIGKRLGELHVALSGGGGGGGGGGGRGDGKSQRHGSVQPHTQTQASPAAQTSAFSTEPASAGQVQGWIDEAQQTLSAALDLLAEHLNAESLSGETRDLARSLLARREALIRALAQHLPAAPAAWCQRIHGDFHLGQVLMAQGDAFLIDFEGDVSTPLDTRRQKTSPLRDVAGLLRSLSYASAAAHSTLDHTSQAAAQRKRVLFERFNRKAAECFLQHYRSAVAHVTHPCVAAHAHAALLDVFLIGRAAREICDEAVQRPGWLGLPVHGLATLASQLLGDVEDQDQEPGDASAASPAAPVPPVPPLPPSTKG, from the coding sequence ATGGACTCTCCTCATGTGCGTCATCCTCGTCAGGCAACCGCCGATACGGCCCATGCCACTTCGTCTCACGCCCGCCAGCCGCGTCTGAATCCGCGCCGCAAACCCTCTCTGCTCAAAGGCGATCCGCTCTGGTACAAGGACGCGATCATTTATCAGGTTCATGTGAAATCGTTTTTCGATGCGAATAACGATGGCATTGGCGATTTCTCCGGCCTGCTGGCCAAACTCGATTACATCGTTGAGCTAGGCGTCAATGCGATCTGGCTGCTGCCGTTTTACCCATCGCCGCGCCGCGATGACGGCTACGACATCGCAGATTACCGTGGCGTTCATCCCGACTACGGCCAACTGGCAGACGTCAAACGTTTCATTCAAGCAGCCCATGCGCGGGGGATCCGGGTCATCACTGAGCTGGTCATCAACCACACCTCCGACCAGCATCCGTGGTTTCAGCGCGCGCGCCACGCCAAGCCCGGATCGAGTCATCGCAACTATTACGTTTGGTCCGATACCGATACGAAATACGCAGGCACCCGCATCATCTTCATTGATACCGAGCCCTCGAACTGGACTCATGACCCGGTAGCAGGCGCGTATTACTGGCACCGCTTCTACTCGCACCAGCCCGACCTGAATTTCGATAATCCAGCGGTGCTGCGCGAAGTGCTGCAAGTGATGCGTTTCTGGCTGGATCTGGGGATTGACGGACTGCGGCTGGATGCCGTGCCGTATCTGGTGGAGCGCGAAGGCACCAGCAACGAGAACCTGCCCGAAACCCACGCGGTGCTCAAACAGATTCGCGCGGCCATCGATGCCGATTACCCAGACTGCATGTTGCTGGCAGAAGCCAATCAGTGGCCCGAAGACGTGCAGGAATATTTCGGCAACGAAGATGAATGCCATATGGCGTTTCATTTCCCGCTGATGCCGCGGATCTACATGGCGCTCGCCAGCGAAGACCGCTTTCCGATCACCGACATCATGCGGCAGACGCCCGAGCTGCCCGAGTCCTGCCAATGGGCGATCTTTTTGCGCAACCACGATGAGCTGACGCTAGAAATGGTCACCGATTCCGAGCGCGACTATCTCTGGAACACCTACGCCAGCGACCGCCGCGCCCGGCTCAACCTCGGTATCCGTCGACGTCTCGCGCCGCTGATGGAGCGCGACCGGCGCCGGATCGAACTGATCAACTCGCTGCTGCTCTCGATGCCTGGCACACCCGTGATCTATTACGGCGATGAACTCGGCATGGGCGACAACATCCACCTCGGTGACCGCGATGGCGTGCGCACCCCGATGCAATGGTCTTCCGACCGCAACGGCGGCTTTTCCCGCGCCGACCCTGAACAACTGGTCCTGCCACCAGTGATGGGGGCGCTGTACGGCTTCGATGCAGTCAACGTCGAAGCGCAAAGCCGCGACCCGCATTCGCTGCTCAACTGGACCCGCCGCATGCTCGCCACCCGCCGCAGCCGAGGCGCATTCGGCCGGGGCAGCAGCCGTTTTTTGCGGCCCGCGAACCGCAAAATCCTCGCGTACTTGCGCGAAATGCCCGGCGAGCCGCCCATTCTGTGCGTGGCCAATCTGTCACGCGCGCCGCAGGCCGTCGAGCTGGACCTGGCCGAATTCGCAGGTGCCGTGCCGATCGAAATGACCGCTGATTCAGTGTTTCCCGCGATTAGTTCGTTGGCCTACGTCATGACTTTTCCGCCGTATGGCTTCATGTGGTTTTCGCTGTGTCAGGAAGAGCAGCGCCCGGCATGGAGCAACGCGCCCCCTGATCCGTTACCAGAATTCGCCACGATCGTGATCCGCGAAGGCCAGACCGGGCCGACCCCGGAAAACGTGCGCTTGCTTGAATCGGAAGTGCTGCCGTCGTGGCTGATGCGCCGCCGCTGGTTTGTCTCACACGGGCACACGCTTGACAGCGTGCGCCTTGCCGCGTTGACCACCATGCCGGAAGCGGGCTTTGCCTTCACCGAAATTGAAGCCACCGCAGGCGGGCATACCGGGCGTTATCTGGTGCCGCTGGCGATCACCTGGGGCAGCGACACCACCACGCCTCTGTTTATCCAGCTCGCACTGGCCCGGGTGCGGCGCAACCGCACGATCGGTCATCTGACCGATGCGTTCTCGCTGCCGCAGTTCGCACATGGCGTGCTGCGCGGGCTGCAACAGCGCGCGGTGATCCCCACCGTGCAAAAGAATGAAATCCGCTTCATCCCGGCCGATGCTTTCGACACCCTTGATCTGGCCGATCCGGAGGCCCCGCCTGCGATCCGCTGGATCGCCGCCGAACAGCGCAACAGCGTGCTGGTGGTAGCCGATACCGCTGTGCTCAAGCTCATGCGGCGGGTGCAAGGCGGCACGCATCCAGAGGCGGAAATCAGCCGCTATCTGACCCAGGTGGGCTACGCCAATAGCGCGCCGTTGTATGGCGAAGTGGTGCGGGTCGATCCAGCGGGTGTGCCGCATACCCTTGCCGTGCTGCAAGGCTTTATCGAGAACCAGGGCGATGCCTGGAACTGGGCCTTCGACTATTTGCGCCGCGCGGTCGAGGAACTCGCGCTGATGCCCGACGGCAGCGATGCGGCACCAGACCGGGCAGGCGAGATGCAAGCCATCGACGGCTATTGCACCTTCGCTGGGGTGATCGGCAAACGTCTTGGCGAGTTGCATGTCGCGTTGAGTGGCGGTGGCGGTGGCGGTGGCGGTGGCGGTGGCCGTGGCGACGGCAAGAGCCAACGCCACGGCAGCGTTCAGCCGCACACACAAACGCAGGCGAGCCCAGCCGCCCAGACATCGGCGTTTAGCACCGAACCCGCCAGCGCCGGGCAAGTACAAGGCTGGATCGACGAAGCACAACAGACGCTGAGCGCAGCACTCGACCTGCTGGCTGAGCACCTCAACGCAGAATCGCTCAGCGGCGAAACCCGCGACCTCGCACGCAGCTTGCTGGCCCGGCGCGAAGCGCTCATCCGCGCGCTGGCGCAGCATCTGCCCGCTGCCCCCGCCGCGTGGTGCCAGCGCATTCATGGCGACTTTCATCTCGGACAAGTGCTGATGGCCCAAGGTGACGCGTTTCTGATTGATTTCGAAGGCGATGTCAGCACGCCACTCGACACCCGGCGGCAAAAAACCAGCCCGTTGCGTGACGTCGCGGGGCTGCTGCGTTCACTCTCATATGCCAGCGCAGCCGCCCATTCGACCCTGGATCACACCTCGCAAGCCGCAGCACAACGCAAACGCGTGCTGTTCGAGCGCTTTAACCGCAAAGCCGCCGAGTGCTTTTTGCAGCACTACCGCAGCGCCGTCGCGCACGTCACGCATCCCTGCGTCGCCGCCCACGCCCACGCCGCGCTGCTCGACGTATTCCTGATCGGCCGGGCCGCCCGTGAAATCTGCGATGAAGCCGTGCAACGCCCCGGCTGGCTGGGTCTACCGGTGCATGGCCTCGCCACGCTCGCCAGCCAGTTACTAGGCGACGTTGAGGACCAAGACCAGGAACCCGGCGACGCATCGGCTGCCTCGCCTGCAGCACCCGTGCCTCCCGTGCCCCCCCTGCCCCCATCAACCAAAGGGTGA
- the malQ gene encoding 4-alpha-glucanotransferase: MSLPNQAKATLDTLAEHAGLQLEWEDAQHVTHRVSPDTLACLLEQLGLPCRSNAQIRQSSALLAAEHHHRHLPPLLTAECERGIALPPNALSTGSRYQIELESGTVIDGHFTVPKGESALLAPVSEPGYHTLVWHEQRVTLAVAPARAYTVADAWRATGDMQAPPPLWGLSAQLYGLRRDGGRGGGGGGGGGGGGGGGGGGGDGGIGDYTALAELASHSARHGAHALAVSPTHAMFSALAQNFSPYSPSSRLWLNVLHIDPAALFGTAAVHAALDTLHAHDAWARCEAQPLLDWTTAATLRLKVLRLLFERFCASASATERAALDAFRTRGGQALQDHARFEALQAFHLAHGASGDWHHWSAALRDPRQAAVTTFAHEHPFEVEFHLFLQWLAAQGLDEAQRRARADGMALGLIADLAVGCDGTGSHAWACGSEMLDGVSIGAPPDPMNQLGQAWGLTTFSPRAMRHQGFAGFIDLLRASFAHAGGVRIDHILGLRRLWLVPQGASAIAGAYLRYPLEDLLRLITLESWRHRAVVIGEDLGTVPAGFRQRLAAHGIAGIRTLWLERSEPGPGFLTPEAWGHEAIATTTTHDLPTLAGWWAGRDIAWRSECGQLPERVDGQDAAVAAQAERAQERAALWGALRQAGMVLGAGHESVSGSGHEPMPGSGHEPMPKPLHEPSREIAHEPAHETAPALARDDDETALPRHAPIDAALAFVASTPAPLALFPLEDLLGLVEQPNLPGTVDHHPNWRRRLNVPVGALFEQPEVARRLVAIRRWRRG, from the coding sequence ATGAGCCTGCCGAATCAAGCAAAAGCCACCCTCGACACCCTCGCCGAACACGCCGGCCTGCAACTCGAATGGGAAGACGCGCAACACGTCACGCACCGCGTCAGCCCAGACACCCTCGCGTGCCTGCTGGAACAGCTGGGCCTGCCATGCCGCAGCAACGCACAGATCCGCCAAAGCAGCGCACTGCTCGCCGCCGAACACCATCACCGCCACCTGCCACCGTTGCTGACCGCTGAATGCGAACGCGGCATCGCCCTGCCACCCAATGCGCTAAGCACCGGGAGCCGCTACCAGATCGAGCTGGAAAGCGGCACGGTGATTGACGGCCACTTCACCGTGCCCAAAGGTGAAAGCGCTTTGCTCGCACCGGTGAGCGAGCCGGGCTATCACACGCTGGTGTGGCACGAGCAGCGCGTGACGCTGGCGGTCGCACCCGCCCGCGCGTACACCGTGGCCGACGCATGGCGCGCCACCGGTGACATGCAAGCGCCACCGCCACTCTGGGGTCTCAGCGCGCAGCTGTATGGCTTGCGGCGCGATGGCGGCAGAGGCGGTGGCGGTGGCGGTGGCGGTGGCGGTGGCGGTGGCGGTGGCGGTGGCGGTGGCGACGGTGGCATAGGCGACTACACCGCGCTCGCCGAACTCGCCAGTCATAGCGCCCGGCACGGCGCGCATGCACTCGCCGTCAGCCCAACGCATGCGATGTTCAGCGCGCTAGCGCAAAATTTCAGCCCGTATTCGCCCTCATCACGGCTATGGCTGAACGTGCTGCATATCGACCCCGCCGCGCTGTTTGGCACCGCTGCCGTCCACGCCGCACTCGACACGCTGCACGCCCATGACGCGTGGGCGCGCTGCGAAGCCCAGCCATTGCTCGACTGGACCACCGCCGCGACGCTACGGCTCAAGGTGTTACGGCTGTTGTTCGAACGCTTTTGCGCCAGCGCCTCCGCCACCGAACGCGCTGCCCTGGATGCGTTTCGTACACGAGGCGGCCAGGCGCTCCAGGATCACGCCCGCTTTGAAGCCCTGCAAGCGTTCCATCTCGCCCATGGTGCCAGCGGCGACTGGCATCACTGGAGCGCCGCCCTACGCGATCCACGCCAGGCCGCCGTGACAACGTTTGCCCACGAACATCCCTTCGAAGTCGAATTTCATCTATTCCTGCAATGGCTTGCTGCCCAGGGGCTAGACGAAGCCCAGCGCCGCGCCCGCGCAGACGGGATGGCGCTCGGGCTGATTGCAGATCTGGCGGTAGGTTGCGACGGCACAGGCAGCCACGCATGGGCGTGCGGCAGCGAGATGCTCGACGGCGTATCCATTGGCGCACCGCCCGATCCGATGAACCAGCTAGGCCAGGCATGGGGGCTGACGACGTTTTCACCACGCGCGATGCGGCACCAGGGATTTGCCGGTTTTATCGACCTGTTGCGCGCGAGCTTCGCCCATGCAGGCGGCGTGCGGATCGACCACATTCTCGGCTTACGCCGCCTGTGGCTCGTGCCACAAGGCGCATCGGCTATTGCAGGTGCGTATTTGCGCTATCCGCTGGAAGACTTGCTACGGCTCATCACGCTGGAATCGTGGCGTCATCGCGCGGTGGTGATTGGCGAAGACCTCGGCACCGTACCAGCGGGGTTCCGGCAACGGCTCGCAGCCCACGGCATCGCCGGGATACGCACGCTGTGGCTGGAGCGCAGCGAACCCGGCCCAGGCTTTCTAACACCCGAGGCATGGGGCCACGAAGCCATTGCGACCACCACCACACACGATCTACCGACCCTCGCTGGCTGGTGGGCTGGCCGCGATATTGCGTGGCGCAGCGAGTGCGGGCAATTGCCTGAGCGGGTTGACGGTCAGGACGCGGCAGTGGCCGCCCAGGCTGAACGGGCGCAAGAACGAGCCGCGCTTTGGGGCGCGTTGCGTCAGGCTGGGATGGTGCTGGGGGCGGGGCATGAGTCGGTGTCGGGCTCGGGGCATGAGCCAATGCCGGGCTCAGGGCATGAGCCAATGCCAAAGCCGCTTCATGAGCCATCGCGTGAGATAGCGCATGAGCCAGCTCATGAAACGGCTCCAGCACTGGCACGCGATGATGACGAAACCGCGCTACCCAGGCACGCGCCCATTGATGCGGCGTTGGCCTTTGTCGCTTCAACACCTGCGCCGCTGGCGCTGTTTCCGCTCGAAGACCTGCTTGGGCTGGTCGAACAACCCAATTTGCCCGGCACCGTGGATCACCATCCAAACTGGCGCAGACGGTTAAATGTGCCGGTCGGGGCTCTGTTTGAACAACCGGAAGTGGCTAGACGGTTAGTTGCGATTCGACGATGGCGGAGGGGATGA